From a single Kitasatospora azatica KCTC 9699 genomic region:
- a CDS encoding (2Fe-2S)-binding protein, with translation MSDALLDVYRRLAACCPAWQVRVLTGERAEPGAEWVSAAGFAERVEELVAGEAARIRARHGSAVPAHVAASRLLHHYLWTTCLLASGPWYLAGQVPALPVAAVWIEPATGELAVRAEGAAPIGGPAELRAAVAEHVEPVLEAFRPVAKRGSRALWGMVTDDLVSGIWYLGRMLGCEEHAVAQAELVLPGGTAPMVGSADFRRLGGAGELTRTRVGCCLYYAVRPDEACLTCPRTGDAERARRLAGV, from the coding sequence ATGTCTGACGCACTGCTGGATGTCTACCGCCGGCTCGCCGCCTGCTGTCCGGCTTGGCAGGTCAGGGTGCTGACGGGGGAGCGGGCGGAGCCGGGCGCGGAGTGGGTGTCGGCGGCCGGGTTCGCGGAACGGGTCGAGGAGCTGGTCGCAGGGGAGGCAGCGCGGATCCGCGCGCGGCACGGCAGTGCGGTGCCCGCCCATGTGGCGGCCTCGCGGCTGCTGCACCACTACCTCTGGACGACCTGCCTGCTCGCCAGCGGACCGTGGTACCTGGCCGGTCAGGTGCCCGCGCTGCCCGTGGCGGCGGTCTGGATCGAGCCGGCGACCGGCGAACTGGCGGTCCGGGCCGAGGGCGCCGCGCCGATCGGCGGGCCGGCGGAACTGCGCGCGGCCGTCGCCGAGCACGTGGAACCGGTGCTGGAGGCGTTCCGACCAGTGGCCAAGCGCGGGAGCCGGGCGCTGTGGGGGATGGTGACGGACGATCTGGTCTCCGGGATCTGGTACCTGGGCCGGATGCTCGGCTGCGAGGAGCACGCGGTGGCCCAGGCCGAGCTGGTGCTGCCCGGAGGCACTGCGCCCATGGTCGGCTCGGCCGACTTCCGGCGGTTGGGCGGCGCGGGGGAGCTCACCCGCACCCGGGTGGGGTGCTGCCTCTACTACGCGGTGCGCCCGGACGAGGCCTGCCTGACCTGCCCGCGCACGGGGGACGCGGAGCGGGCGCGGCGGCTCGCCGGGGTGTAG
- a CDS encoding iron ABC transporter permease: MTLTAPPTPPLLAHPAGARARRRRRTLLLCLLLCLLLALLTALIATALSTGQVTIPPLDALRALIGLGSAGDVLVVQEFRAPRVLAAVVAGAGLAVAGGLLQRLFRNPLASPDVVGVTGGASFGAVLLLALGASQLLVPLAALGGGLLAAGLLGAFAWRSRAAVARLVLVGLAVQAGLAAAVNLMIVRFPAELASSALQWTTGSLYGRTWLELRVGGSAIVVALAAVLLLNRRVAVLDLGDDSAGGLGLRPGPARLQLLLLAITLASLSAALTGPVGFVALVVPHLVRFLAGPPTPATLLLTALSGAALLLAADLTVLHLLPVHGLPVGAATATLGAPWLLVLMIRQGRTNRSTR; the protein is encoded by the coding sequence ATGACCCTCACCGCTCCGCCGACGCCGCCGCTGCTCGCACACCCGGCCGGCGCCCGGGCCCGCCGACGCCGCCGCACTCTGCTGCTCTGCCTGCTGCTCTGCCTGCTGCTCGCGCTGCTGACCGCACTGATCGCGACCGCGCTGAGCACCGGCCAGGTGACCATCCCACCGCTCGACGCCCTGCGCGCGCTGATCGGCCTCGGCTCGGCCGGCGATGTGCTGGTGGTCCAGGAGTTCCGCGCCCCACGGGTGTTGGCCGCCGTCGTGGCCGGCGCCGGGCTGGCCGTCGCCGGCGGGTTGCTGCAGCGACTCTTCCGCAACCCGCTGGCCTCGCCGGACGTGGTCGGGGTGACCGGTGGCGCCTCGTTCGGCGCGGTGCTGCTGCTCGCCCTGGGCGCCTCGCAACTCCTGGTGCCGCTGGCTGCGTTGGGCGGTGGGCTGCTGGCCGCCGGACTGCTCGGCGCATTCGCCTGGCGGTCCCGGGCGGCGGTCGCCCGGCTGGTCCTGGTAGGCCTGGCCGTCCAGGCGGGCCTGGCGGCGGCGGTGAACCTGATGATCGTCCGCTTCCCGGCCGAACTCGCCTCCTCCGCCCTGCAGTGGACCACCGGTTCGCTCTACGGACGGACCTGGCTGGAACTGCGGGTCGGTGGCAGTGCGATCGTCGTGGCCCTGGCCGCCGTGCTGCTGTTGAACCGCCGGGTGGCGGTACTCGACCTGGGCGACGACTCGGCGGGCGGACTCGGTCTGCGGCCCGGCCCGGCCCGACTCCAACTCCTGCTGCTGGCCATCACCTTGGCCTCGCTCTCGGCCGCACTGACCGGGCCGGTCGGCTTCGTGGCGCTGGTCGTCCCGCACCTGGTGCGGTTCCTGGCCGGCCCACCCACCCCCGCCACCCTCCTGCTCACCGCCCTCAGCGGGGCCGCGCTGCTGCTCGCCGCGGACCTGACCGTGCTGCACCTGCTGCCCGTCCACGGCCTGCCGGTCGGCGCCGCGACCGCCACCCTCGGCGCCCCCTGGCTACTGGTCCTGATGATCCGTCAGGGCCGAACGAACCGGAGTACTCGATGA
- a CDS encoding ABC transporter ATP-binding protein: MNQLATQGLGLRYGDRTVVRDLDLTLPGGAVTAVVGPNACGKSTLLRGLARLLDPTAGTVTLDGADIHRMPARALAKRMGLLPQQPVTPEAITVEALVRLGRYPHQRMLSPWSAADQAAVEAALRRTGTDELRDHPVDQLSGGQRQRAWIALTLAQDTELLLLDEPTTFLDLRHQLDVLDLVAGLHRELGRTVVMVLHDLGQAARYADHLVVLQDGRPAAAGPPAEVLDAELVERVFQVPCRVVPDPETGTPLVIPRAGRHHRTI; the protein is encoded by the coding sequence ATGAACCAACTGGCCACCCAGGGCCTCGGGCTGCGCTACGGCGACCGGACGGTAGTCCGCGACCTGGACCTGACCCTGCCCGGTGGGGCCGTCACCGCCGTGGTCGGCCCCAATGCCTGCGGCAAGTCGACCCTGCTTCGTGGTCTGGCCCGGCTGCTCGACCCGACGGCCGGCACCGTCACCCTGGACGGCGCGGACATCCACCGGATGCCGGCCCGCGCGTTGGCCAAGCGGATGGGGCTGCTTCCCCAGCAACCCGTCACACCCGAGGCGATCACCGTCGAGGCACTGGTCAGGCTCGGCCGCTACCCGCACCAGCGGATGCTCAGTCCGTGGTCGGCCGCCGACCAGGCAGCCGTGGAGGCGGCGCTGCGCCGCACCGGTACCGACGAGCTGCGCGACCACCCGGTGGACCAACTCTCCGGCGGGCAGCGGCAGCGCGCCTGGATCGCCCTGACCCTGGCCCAGGACACCGAGTTGCTGCTGCTCGACGAGCCCACCACGTTCCTGGACCTGCGCCACCAGCTCGACGTGCTGGACCTGGTCGCCGGACTGCACCGCGAACTCGGCCGCACCGTCGTCATGGTGCTCCACGACCTGGGCCAGGCCGCCCGCTACGCCGACCACTTGGTGGTGCTGCAGGACGGCCGCCCGGCCGCCGCCGGACCACCGGCCGAGGTACTGGACGCCGAGCTCGTGGAGCGCGTCTTCCAGGTGCCCTGCCGCGTGGTGCCCGACCCGGAGACCGGCACCCCGCTGGTCATCCCGCGCGCCGGCCGCCACCACCGGACCATCTGA
- a CDS encoding ABC transporter substrate-binding protein — MYQRPTTSRLRSVPVAVLAVALSSTLLAACGSKGADQAKPAASAATPGNDAAASFPRTIQHAMGSTGIKAQPKRVVVLDSGELDDVTLLGISPVGAVSPHLKTEGGFPTYLKSGLKDTKDVGPMAEPNLELIASLKPDLILSSKVRHEKVYDKLSAIAPTVLAQTTGFPWKDNLALYAKALGKEDAAKQALADYQARAAKLGAEITAKSGGSAPTASVVRFVAGPTRLYQKSSFSGTVLKDVGLARPASQDVDAAMMDVSPEQLDKAEADLVFVTTADDPTKTQQSQVQSTPVWQNLKAVKNNKVFNVPDETWMSGIGVQAADQMLNDIAKATGVEPPK; from the coding sequence ATGTACCAGCGCCCCACCACCAGCCGGCTCCGCAGCGTCCCCGTCGCCGTGCTGGCCGTCGCGCTCAGCAGCACGCTGCTCGCCGCCTGCGGCAGCAAGGGCGCCGACCAGGCCAAGCCCGCCGCCTCCGCCGCCACGCCCGGCAACGACGCTGCCGCGAGCTTCCCGCGCACCATCCAGCACGCCATGGGCAGCACCGGGATCAAGGCCCAGCCCAAGCGCGTGGTGGTGCTGGACAGCGGCGAGTTGGACGATGTCACGCTGCTCGGGATCTCCCCGGTCGGCGCGGTCTCGCCGCACCTGAAGACCGAGGGCGGCTTCCCGACCTACCTCAAGTCCGGCCTCAAGGACACCAAGGACGTCGGCCCGATGGCCGAGCCCAACCTCGAGTTGATCGCCTCGCTCAAGCCCGACCTGATCCTCTCCTCCAAGGTCCGCCACGAGAAGGTCTACGACAAGCTCAGCGCGATCGCCCCGACCGTCCTCGCGCAGACCACCGGGTTCCCGTGGAAGGACAACCTGGCCCTTTACGCCAAGGCCCTGGGCAAGGAGGACGCCGCCAAGCAGGCGCTGGCCGACTACCAGGCGCGGGCCGCCAAGCTGGGCGCCGAGATCACGGCGAAGAGCGGCGGCAGCGCGCCCACGGCCTCGGTGGTCCGCTTCGTGGCCGGGCCGACCCGGCTCTACCAGAAGTCCTCGTTCAGCGGCACGGTGCTCAAGGACGTCGGCCTGGCCCGGCCCGCCTCCCAGGACGTGGACGCCGCGATGATGGACGTCAGCCCCGAGCAGTTGGACAAGGCCGAAGCCGACCTGGTCTTCGTGACCACCGCCGACGACCCGACCAAGACGCAGCAGAGCCAGGTGCAGTCCACGCCGGTCTGGCAGAACCTGAAGGCCGTCAAGAACAACAAGGTCTTCAACGTCCCGGACGAGACCTGGATGTCCGGCATCGGCGTGCAGGCCGCCGACCAGATGCTCAACGACATCGCCAAGGCCACCGGCGTGGAGCCGCCGAAGTAG
- a CDS encoding IucA/IucC family protein, with translation MNPTETLTLRVLSALLREDVVGLRTRSVPQQRSDGPWLVLGELALPVAPDGFQCEHAARRPLLEVDGLRVTELDAILAVLADRAAPEDRPGFAAFAEECRQTLATMRLHAVEQPAVHARLAEGHGASVADWRGPLATLGFDTLAAYLDHPVYPTARGRAGLTTEDLHRYAPECHPAFLLRWLAVPVQALTVHGAAPLPAWWPTSAALGLPDLTDSHLTIPVHPLSVGAPLTQALRATGLTDHAVLAERPYLEVLPTLSMRTVAVAVDPDCHLKLPLATATLGLRNRRTIKPGTLLDGAAGQRLLSQVVAAEPRFAESVLLADEQCYAHAEHELLAVLLRRYPAAPRSVTVPLAALLAPAPSGRLVIEELADRFYDGDLSAFYDALLVLLLDWQTTLFGYGIALESHQQNTSLLLDRTGGRTRLRLLFKDNDGLRINRTRLQLPLLEGEFDDERIFGGDDRALTDLFTTITGHLCTASLAFGLAEHGLAPLDQTLGLLRKRLGEAVDRLGPVGRPLRAALLDAARLPVKAMVSAGSLYSKERSGAADINKHYTTGPNYLADA, from the coding sequence GTGAATCCCACCGAGACCCTGACACTGCGCGTCCTCAGCGCGCTGCTCCGCGAGGACGTGGTCGGCCTGCGCACCCGGTCCGTACCGCAGCAGCGATCCGACGGGCCGTGGCTGGTGCTCGGCGAGCTGGCCCTACCGGTCGCCCCGGACGGCTTCCAGTGCGAACACGCCGCCCGCCGCCCGCTCCTGGAGGTCGACGGCCTCCGAGTGACCGAGCTGGACGCCATCCTCGCCGTACTTGCCGACCGTGCCGCGCCCGAGGACCGGCCCGGGTTCGCCGCCTTCGCCGAGGAGTGCCGGCAGACCCTCGCCACCATGCGGCTGCACGCCGTCGAACAGCCGGCCGTGCACGCCCGGTTGGCCGAGGGCCACGGCGCCTCGGTGGCCGACTGGCGCGGGCCGCTGGCCACCCTGGGCTTCGACACCCTGGCCGCCTACCTGGACCACCCGGTCTACCCGACCGCCCGCGGCCGCGCCGGGCTGACCACCGAGGACCTGCACCGCTACGCGCCCGAGTGCCACCCGGCTTTCCTGCTGCGCTGGTTGGCCGTACCGGTGCAGGCGCTGACCGTGCACGGCGCGGCACCGCTGCCGGCCTGGTGGCCGACCTCTGCCGCGCTGGGTCTGCCCGATCTGACGGACAGTCACCTCACCATCCCGGTCCACCCGCTCTCCGTCGGCGCCCCCTTGACGCAGGCGCTGCGTGCGACCGGCCTGACCGACCACGCGGTGCTCGCCGAGCGGCCGTACCTGGAGGTCCTGCCCACCCTCTCGATGCGCACCGTCGCGGTGGCCGTCGACCCCGATTGCCACCTCAAGCTCCCGCTCGCCACGGCCACCCTGGGCCTGCGCAACCGCCGCACCATCAAGCCCGGCACCCTGCTGGACGGCGCGGCCGGGCAGCGGCTGCTCTCCCAGGTCGTCGCCGCCGAACCGCGGTTCGCCGAGTCCGTGCTGCTGGCAGACGAGCAGTGCTACGCGCACGCCGAGCACGAGCTGCTCGCCGTCCTGCTGCGCCGCTACCCCGCCGCGCCGCGGAGCGTGACCGTCCCGCTGGCCGCGCTGCTGGCTCCGGCACCGAGCGGACGCCTGGTCATCGAGGAACTCGCCGACCGCTTCTACGACGGGGACTTGTCGGCCTTCTACGACGCCCTGCTCGTCCTGCTGCTGGACTGGCAGACCACACTCTTCGGCTACGGGATCGCGCTGGAGTCGCACCAGCAGAACACCTCGCTGCTGCTCGACCGCACCGGCGGCCGCACCAGGCTGCGACTGCTCTTCAAGGACAACGACGGTCTGCGGATCAACCGCACCAGACTCCAGCTTCCGCTGCTGGAAGGCGAGTTCGACGACGAGCGGATCTTCGGCGGGGACGACCGGGCACTGACCGACCTGTTCACCACCATCACCGGCCACCTGTGCACCGCCTCGCTCGCGTTCGGCCTCGCCGAACACGGCTTGGCGCCGCTCGACCAGACCCTCGGCCTGCTGCGCAAGCGCCTCGGTGAGGCCGTGGACCGACTCGGGCCCGTCGGCCGGCCGCTGCGGGCCGCGCTGCTGGATGCGGCACGGCTGCCGGTGAAGGCGATGGTCAGCGCGGGCAGCCTGTACAGCAAGGAGCGTTCGGGCGCAGCCGACATCAACAAGCACTACACCACCGGACCCAACTACCTGGCGGACGCATGA
- a CDS encoding FecCD family ABC transporter permease, giving the protein MDLPAATAPAQRSPAARQTLLLGLGLCVLLLCLALSLALGSRSIPLSTVLDALVGRDTTSPDAQVVTGLRLPRTVLGLVVGAALGVAGAVAQGATRNPLAAPTTLGVNAGAGFAVVTAIYALHLTRPVEYVWFAVAGAGLAGCAAQAMARQAGDLDPTRLALGGTVLTAVLSSWTSAVMLASRRTLDEARFWLAGSLDARGFEVLTPVLPLLAVGLLLAFAVAPALNALALGDETAQALGVPVTRIRAAAGLAVVLLAAGAVAVAGPIAFVGLAAPHLVRLVLGRDHRLLVPGCLIGGPILLLAADVLGRLVVRPSELEVGIVTAFLGAPLLAVLARRAAR; this is encoded by the coding sequence ATCGACCTGCCGGCCGCCACAGCCCCGGCGCAGCGATCCCCAGCGGCCAGGCAGACCTTGCTGCTCGGCCTCGGTCTCTGCGTCCTGCTGCTCTGCCTGGCCCTGAGCCTTGCCCTGGGATCGCGCTCCATCCCGCTCTCCACCGTGCTCGACGCACTGGTCGGACGGGACACCACGAGCCCGGATGCCCAGGTGGTGACGGGCCTTCGGCTGCCGCGCACGGTGCTCGGCCTGGTGGTCGGAGCCGCCCTCGGGGTGGCCGGCGCCGTGGCTCAGGGCGCCACCCGCAACCCACTGGCCGCCCCGACCACGCTCGGGGTGAACGCGGGCGCCGGCTTCGCGGTGGTCACCGCGATCTACGCGCTGCACCTCACCCGGCCTGTGGAGTACGTCTGGTTCGCCGTGGCCGGGGCCGGGCTGGCCGGCTGTGCCGCGCAGGCGATGGCGCGTCAGGCCGGCGACCTCGACCCGACCCGGCTCGCGCTCGGTGGCACGGTGCTCACCGCCGTGCTCAGCTCCTGGACCTCCGCGGTGATGCTCGCCAGCCGCCGCACGCTGGACGAGGCACGGTTCTGGCTGGCCGGCTCGCTGGACGCGCGCGGCTTCGAAGTCCTCACACCCGTCCTGCCGTTGCTCGCCGTCGGGCTGCTGCTGGCGTTCGCCGTGGCGCCCGCGCTCAACGCGCTCGCCCTCGGCGACGAGACCGCTCAGGCACTCGGCGTCCCGGTGACGCGGATCCGGGCCGCCGCCGGCCTCGCCGTGGTCCTGCTGGCCGCCGGCGCGGTGGCGGTCGCCGGACCGATCGCCTTCGTCGGACTGGCCGCGCCGCACCTGGTTCGCCTGGTGCTCGGCCGGGACCACCGGCTGCTGGTGCCCGGCTGCCTGATCGGCGGCCCGATCCTGCTGCTGGCCGCCGACGTGCTGGGCCGACTGGTGGTCCGCCCGTCCGAGCTGGAAGTCGGGATCGTCACCGCTTTCCTCGGCGCCCCGCTGCTCGCGGTGCTGGCCCGGCGGGCCGCCCGATGA
- a CDS encoding ATP-grasp domain-containing protein, producing MRLYLLALNPTDSVTHGFLPAAAALGLTVTVLTDDPDAHRLAYAELADPAAAVEVLGCEVGDFREVIGLISRHHRPAAVFSNSDHLQTQAALAAAYFDLPAKDWRATLRAKNKAELRRHLTSVGLDAVHSVELTPGQDLGSVALPPFPAVLKPREGVASEDVVLVADAAELAARCEEIRYRRPQATLVLEEFLTGGLHTLETLGDGERRLVLGGFRTRLSPPPHFIEEALEFVPAYPSQVLDQVLAQLDALGVGLGACHTEFVLQPDGRARIIEVNYRAIGDQCDLMLAQILQIPYFEHVLRVHLGQPLPADLGAREDLRARNEAVCADRAGVLTAAPGPYDSETGGVRLSYRPLRRIGERHEHYRTNRDYLGVVWAIGPDQAAADRAVAEFIAANRWEITS from the coding sequence ATGCGGCTCTACCTGCTCGCGCTCAACCCCACCGACTCGGTCACCCACGGCTTCCTGCCGGCCGCCGCCGCCCTGGGGCTGACGGTCACCGTGCTGACCGACGACCCGGACGCCCACCGCCTGGCCTATGCCGAACTCGCCGACCCGGCGGCAGCGGTGGAGGTGCTGGGCTGCGAGGTCGGCGACTTCCGCGAGGTGATCGGGCTGATCTCCCGCCACCACCGGCCCGCCGCCGTCTTCAGCAACAGCGACCACCTGCAGACCCAGGCCGCTCTGGCCGCCGCCTACTTCGACCTGCCGGCCAAGGACTGGCGGGCCACCCTGCGGGCCAAGAACAAGGCCGAACTGCGGCGCCACCTGACCTCCGTCGGCCTCGACGCGGTCCACAGCGTGGAGCTGACGCCGGGCCAGGACCTGGGCTCGGTCGCCCTGCCACCGTTCCCCGCCGTGCTCAAGCCGCGCGAAGGGGTGGCCAGCGAGGATGTCGTCCTGGTCGCCGACGCCGCCGAACTCGCCGCCCGCTGCGAGGAGATCCGATACCGCAGGCCGCAGGCCACCCTGGTGCTGGAGGAGTTCCTGACCGGCGGGCTGCACACCCTGGAGACCCTCGGTGACGGTGAACGGCGCCTGGTGCTCGGCGGATTCCGCACCCGGCTGTCCCCGCCGCCGCACTTCATCGAGGAGGCCCTGGAGTTCGTCCCGGCCTACCCGAGCCAGGTACTGGACCAGGTCCTCGCCCAACTCGACGCACTCGGCGTGGGCCTGGGTGCCTGCCACACCGAGTTCGTGCTCCAACCGGACGGCCGGGCCCGGATCATCGAGGTCAACTACCGGGCGATCGGCGACCAGTGCGACCTGATGCTCGCCCAGATCCTGCAGATCCCGTACTTCGAGCACGTCCTGCGCGTCCACCTCGGACAGCCGCTGCCCGCCGACCTGGGCGCCCGCGAGGACCTGCGGGCCCGCAACGAGGCGGTCTGCGCCGACCGGGCCGGTGTCCTCACCGCCGCACCCGGCCCGTACGACAGCGAGACCGGGGGCGTGCGGCTCAGCTACCGCCCGCTGCGCCGGATCGGCGAACGCCACGAGCACTACCGCACCAACCGCGACTACCTGGGCGTGGTCTGGGCGATCGGCCCCGACCAGGCGGCGGCGGACCGCGCGGTCGCCGAGTTCATCGCCGCCAACCGCTGGGAGATCACCTCGTGA